A stretch of DNA from Lycium ferocissimum isolate CSIRO_LF1 chromosome 4, AGI_CSIRO_Lferr_CH_V1, whole genome shotgun sequence:
AATCCAATAACAGTCGCCATGCTACAATGTTCCACAGTAGGCGTGAATGTGACCCTGAATCCAAGAACTTCCTCTTCTTAGACAGCACGAAAATGACAATTAAAAGGAATCAAAACAGAAATATATGAAACGGATTTAGTTCTCACCTTACATAACTTCGCTTGTCATCTACCTCAACGGCATCTTCTGTTATAACTTTCAGCTCTTCTAGAGAATAGGGATGCTCTGGATCTTTTATATCTCTAAGATAGTGTACGAATGTTAAGGAATGATTAACTTTTCATAGCTATGAAGGTGCCCGCAACAAATCAAACTTCATACTTGCTTAGTTCCTTTCGAAATGACACAATAATGACCCAAAACaggcagatttttttttttttttaaataatgaatCTTATCAAAACACACAGTCAAATGTATTGTACTCATGTTACTCGATGAATGCAATGACATTTGTGAAGCAAAAGGAAAAGGATGAAACATTGTAAATGTTCATCGAGCAGTAAAGTGAAAATTGCAATCATGTGTAAGCAATTGGTTACACTGAGCCATGCTTTAATCGAATAGGAAGTATACAAAACCCTACAAAGTTTCATGACATGTGATCCTAATATATCCTACCATTTGCTAAGAATAGAAAAACAATGCGCACTTCGATTTGTCATGGCCAAAATCTCAAAAGAtgtaaaacaaatattgaaggTGCAAATAATGAATGCCCTCACCCCCACCCCGAAAAAGCAACTAAAGAcaagaaaatcatatatcaacttCTTTCATGAAAGGCTTCcagaaaatcaaacaaaagaTAGCTACTGTCATGTTTCTACAGAAAATGAAGCATAGTGGACTGACATGTACTTCTATGCTCCCTATTTCTCTAAAGCAAGAATAGTATTTGGGGCACAGGTGATGGGGTGAGGCTTTCCTTTCGAACATTTACAGAGTCGTGCCAATGAGAGCTGACAATCCAACAAATTTGAATGAGACATGAAGGGGAAATTCATTGGAATTTGAAATTAGGAGGAATCTCTAGGATTGGGAGACAGGTGAATCTCAAAACCTGGTTGATTATAGACAGACAGTACTATATGCTACATTGGATCTGTGGAGATGGGGAGAGAGAAGGGATGTCTTGTAAAAGTTAAGTCATATACGAAATGATCTTATTATACCACACGAGAAAGCTAGCAAACATATTTCGTGCACCAAGGTGCAAAAGGTTTTTTCCTTCATCTTTCACATTGAACAACATCACACagaaataaatacaaaaaagaattattataaaGAAAAGGAGCAAaaggcttctttttttttttttccacttcatCTTTCACATTGAACTACAGGACACAACAATAAATATCAGAAACAACTACAACAAAATTAACTCTACTTTGCAAATTCAAAGACCTCTATCTAGGGCTACTCAGAGACTTAGCATGCTGGTACTGCTCTATTATAAATCTAAATGATTGAGCATAAAACTCTTAACAGATGCGGAATTGCATGAGTTTTAGCTTCATAGATATTCCATTATCATAGAAAGATTAATTTACAGATTAAGAACAATATCACATTTCAATCATCATTAGCATCCACAAAAACCATTAGCGAAGGATATCAAAAATTTCTAGCTGGTCGATAGTTTCAGCTGCATATTCATCCACACTTGGAGCAATCCTAGCTCGACGCTCCTTCTTCTCATACACAACGGGGTTCGCATTTATCAATTCAGAAACCATTTTCAAGTCCGACCTTGGTAAGATTCACCTGGCAGTAATGATGTCTACAAAGATCAACCCACAAAACCACTTACTGAGCTAAAGAATTCCTTTGcaataaacataaataaatctAATAAACTTCAAATTTGTCTTTCTTAGTCATTAGCTTAAACAACTGCTTCTTTTttcaaaaggaaagaaatctTCGCAGAAAATCCTCATCAAACAGacgataattttattttattttttaaaaggaaaatttactaCCCTAATCAAGCTGAAGTAAAGAAGGGGTAAATTACCTAATAAGTGACCTAATtctgtaaataatttttacaccATAACTGCATAAAACTTAAATTCGACAAAGTAATAGTTATCCAGAACCCTCATGAAGCATGTGCACAAACTCATATATTGATACATAAACGAGAATATGCCTTACTCATCTACAACCATGCGTAAAACATACAAATTCACAAATTTTATCAAGGGCTGCAGGAATTTTTCCCAGAAACAAGCATAAAGGGTCAAGTTAAAAATCACAAATTAAAGAATAGATTATACTTACAAGTTCGATTTCCAATATGAAGGTGTATTTGGAAAggggaaagaagaagaacaaacaATGAAAAGAGACGTCGAAGAAGGGATGTTGGCGGGGAAGAGAAAAAATCCTAAATCTTGATCTAAAGTCTAAACCTCTAAAAATTTCCTTCTTTGGATTTAGttatgtctttattttttaaacggaaaaggtcaaaaataccctgctgtggaaaatttaaaaatatcttaaatttattttttgggttatcccatccttaaagttttcaaatatcttctcatgtcttgacggaaattatctcCCAAAATAACCAGAAATCATTTTGAAACCATTCATCATTTCCcgccaactaaataataacctaAAATCCCTTATTCCCgatacgtaggtttgaagtttgaggaaTTGGCGGAATaaagggatcttatgggttattatttagttgggtcgagCTTTAACGATGGAACgaatttaaataatgatttcgggttattggGGGGGATAATTTCGAAGACaaggatatatttgaaaactttatgacgagaggggtatttttgacaaaataagttcggaggatatttttagccatttatccaaagtagaggggtatttttgaccctttctccttttttaaacggaaaagggtcaaatatgcatggaactatcgaaaatggctcatttatgacaCTCATTAATAGTTTGGTTTATCTATATTATCGGACTATCGAAATGattcatttatgtcactcatcaatagtttgacgcATTTATatcatcgaactatcggaaatgactcatttatgctactcatcaatagtttagctcatttatgccattgcccgttatcaaaatgactcatccatattattttttgttaacgccgattttacaataccatatatgacacgtggcatGGGTAGGGATTATGagtcggattttttattaatttgggatttaaaattgggctgatTTAATTAAATGATGTAGACCTCTAATTAGAGGGCACGTATCATATACGTATTATAAAACCAGTGattggcatggatgagtcatctaatttattaattatggagtaaaaaaaaaaaaatctttcattTTCAAAGCTATCGTGACCACTTACaatttaaataagaaaataagtctacaaaaatttcttatattatttttacaaattgGATAAATTGGTTTTGTAGatctttatatatttgtttcaaatttatgtcttttttaaaagatgattttatttttaaaatagtttaaaagtaatacacaaaaaatatttatagaatTGTTTTCTTCTGTTTAAATTATAGCCTATGTTGGTCCATTTGCTATTACAAATCTCGTATTTATTTTTGGTCTCGCCATATATAGTGCATCTTTTTCAGCCTAAGAAAGATTAGAGTTGTTCCCAGAAGTTAGCGAGGGCTAATTAATTAGCATTGCCCACTAACTATGAACTACTAACAAATTACAAAAAGTTTTTATATCTACGAGTTTTATGTGTTTTGAGGACGAAAACTTGACAGGCAATGCAGGAGTTAAataatttgattcattcttGATTACTGATAATATATTTATGAGGATATGAGGAATGAGATAAAcaatgcaaaaaagaaaaagaatttaaaagaaggCTTATGCAAACGAGTCAGCGAGCTGAAAGAATGTTTACAACAAGAGGTATGTTTCATAGTTTCGTCAAAACAAAAACTCGTTATTTACACAGTTTTTTaacgaaaaaaaataaaacaaaaatagcTTCATAAACGTATAGACTGTTACAAATATCTCTAGAAGACTAAAACTATTAAGTGACGAAAAGTTGgagataaatataaaattaaggGTAAATAATAATGGAGTAAAGCTAGAAATCCAACCTATTTGGGTTTGATGACTAAAATATCTTCATTGGCTATtacaaaaagaatattttaagtCTTTTACATACAAATTCACTAGTAGACATATAAAACCAAATATACAATACACTAAACAAGATATCTTATACAATACAAAATAGCTCTTTAACTATATTCACAATTTTCTCTTTTAGGAAAACTGCAACCAACACTGATTGACTACTTACAAAGCCATACACcctaaatttttcaaaatttcaaacaatGAGCACaaagaactttaaaaaataaaatcagcaCACGAAAAGGTTTCGCAGTTATCTGTTGCTGTTGTCATCCATTGAACACTCAGAAGCAGTATCATCCAACGTTGAAGTTGAGATTGTGTCCAATGAGCTAATATCACTATCTGAAGATGCACAAGTTTGATCCTCCATTGGTTGTTTCAAGTGCCAATACATTATACTTGCTGTGAGTGTAAGCATCATCTTTTGATTTACCTGATTAAACACACACCATTATATTAAGATTTTGCAATATAACAGTAGTCAGCTGAGGACACAACAAATGCAGAAATTtgacttgttctatttactATTAGAGGCAGCAAATTCACATTATTTCCAAAAACTAAAGACTGAATGCATCAATCATCATTGCATGTTGAGTGGGGATTAGAGAAAGCAAGTGACAAGAACATAGTTAAGCAAATGAAGGATTACCTCAATCAGATCTTCGGGTAACAAAAATATTGAACATCCAAGTTTCCTTGCAATACTAATAATGTAGGTTGCGTTCATCTTCTTCTGCTCCTCTGCATCAACCAAACATTTCGCATAACTAAAAAGTCTAATGTACTGACAATCGCGACTGAATAGAGAAACACAAAGTAACTCAAAAAGGTACTATGGATGATGATACAAGGTCAATATGAACTGAACTAGAATTATTAGTGCTACTTTCTGATTTCAAGTTCAAGATAGCGCTATCTTTGGCGCAAGCTCAAAAGCTTCAGTAGGGCATCCACACAAATCCAATCCAATCGTCTATTGATAGATTAGCtattggaaaaaataataacaagaaAGGACAATGTCTCGTGTTGATACTAACAACTAACTGAATTAAATCAGAACAACTGAAAGAAGGAACCTATTTTAAGTCTGAAATAAGATTACCAGTTTCTCCTTTTGTAACAAGACTCCAGTTAACAGCTCGAGGGTGTACAGCACTAAGCAGCTCAAGGAAAAAGATGCCATCTGACAAACTCTTATCCTGTAAATTTAACAGACTCAGTTCTCCGTCTCACGATAATGAGAGTTACAAGAGGTGTATGCTCGCCAACTTGTGGGGTATTATTCAACTAGCAATGCCTCATCGAACAACTATATCAGGTGTCCAATTGAATTCAGGGACTGTACAGAAGCTACAACTTTCTTTGCAAGCCATATCAGGTAATTTTCCAccacaattaaaaaaaaaaaaaaaattatgtgcctGCTAGTAAACCCATGCTTTATCAAAATAATCAATTGAAGGCCTACTCAACTCTATTGTTCTGAATCTGGAAACGACTGATCTTTGCAAACTATACCTTAAAACTAGCCATGCGACTTTTGCTTCCTGAATTTCTTACTTTGCTGTTGGACCACTCTAAAATATCTGCATCAGTGATTTCCTTCCCATTGGAATAAAATCTCAAATTTTTCAAGAGCTGAAGCATGTTACATCGCATTAACTGCCACAAGTAAGCTGCAATAGAGAACAAAGAATGTTGGTCCATAACAGTTTGAGTTAAACCAATttaaggagaaaacaagaaaaaaggacGTCAAAACTTACCCAATGTTAATTTCTTATTTCCCTGTACAATGTCATTTCCAGCAATGTTGACAAGAGAAAACTTGAGTTGCTTCCCGATCTTCACAACTTGGTTGCAGTTTTCTACTTTTCTGAATGGCATCT
This window harbors:
- the LOC132053006 gene encoding protein AE7-like; translated protein: MVSELINANPVVYEKKERRARIAPSVDEYAAETIDQLEIFDYLRDIKDPEHPYSLEELKVITEDAVEVDDKRSYVRVTFTPTVEHCSMATVIGLCLRVKLMRCLPSHYKVDIRVAPGTHATEAAVNKQLNDKERVAAALENPNLVDMVDECLAPSLE